The Brumimicrobium sp. genomic interval TTGGATTTCTTTTGCTTTTTCTCTCGCTTTTTCTGCAAAGTCATCTCCTTGGGAAGCATAAATAATACCACGAGAGGAATTTACTAATAAACCACAATCTTTATTCCATCCATATTGAGCAGTTTCTTCTAAACTACCACCTTGAGCTCCTATACCTGGTACTAAAAAGAAATGATCTGGAACAAGGTTTCGGACAGTGGCAATACCTTCTGCACGCGTAGCACCAACCACATACATTATGTTTTCAGGAGAGCCCCAAGAAGACGTTTTCTTTAAAACTCTTTCATACAGCTTTTCCCCCTGAATATTAGTCATGAACTGAAAATCTAAAGCCCCTTTATTAGATGTTAATACCAATATAATAGCCCATTTATTTGTGTGTTCTAAGAAAGGAGTTACTGAATCTTCACCCATATATGGTGCAATTGTAACGGCATCACAATTTAGGTATTCATAAAAAGTTTTTGCGTAATATTTTGAGGTATTCCCGATATCACCACGTTTCGCATCTGCTATGATAAATCTGTTCTCAGGAATATAGTCAATTGTTTTCTTTAGAGACTCCCATCCTTTTGGACCCAAACATTCATAAAATGCGATATTAGGTTTAAAGGCTACGCAGAAATCTTTTGTAGCATCAATAATTGCTTTATTAAATTCAAAGATGGGGTCTTCCAATTTCAATAAATGGGATGGAATCTTCTCCAAATCTGTATCTAATCCTACACATAAGAAGGATTTAGTAGATTTAATCTCTTGTATCAACTGCGCTCTATTCATACTCATTTACTTCTTAGGAAAGTTACACATTTGCTTCTTGCCCTTTTAGCTTTTCCGCATTTTCCGCCATTTTTAACGCATCAATCATCTCTTGGATGTCTCCATTCATAAAATTCACCAAATTATAAATAGTTTTATTGATACGATGATCGGTAATCCTACCTTGTGGATAGTTATAAGTTCTAATCTTAGCCGAACGATCACCAGTTGACACCAAAGTTTTTCGCTGTGCTGCTCTTTCTTCGTGCGCCTTATCCAATTCGATTTGGTACAAACGAGAACGCAATACCTGAATTGCTTTTTCTAAATTTTTATGTTGAGAACGACCATCCTGACACTCAACTACCATTCCCGATGGTATATGTGTCAAACGAATAGCCGAAGACGTTTTATTGATGTGCTGACCACCCGCACCAGATGCTCTAAAAGTATCTTTACGTACGTCGTTCATATCCAATTTGAAATCCACTTCCTCCGCCTCAGGCAAAACGGCTACAGTGATAGCGGAAGTGTGCACACGTCCCTGTGATTCTGTTTCTGGCACACGCTGTACGCGGTGTACACCCGATTCAAATTTCAAAGTACCATATACACCATCCCCTTCAATCTCTAATGCAATCTCTTTAAACCCTTTTGTGCCACCTTCGTGAGAGTTTAAAACATCTACCTTCCACCCTTTTTCTTTGAAAAACATAGTGTACATTCTATAGATATCTTCCACAAAGATACAAGCCTCATCACCTCCTGTTCCTGCCCTTAATTCCAAGATAGCATTCTTATCATCTTCCGGGTCTTTTGGAATTAAGAGATATTTGATTTCATCTTCTAATTCGGGTAATTTATCTTGTAATTCTTCCAATTCCATTTTAGCCATCTCCTTCATTTCAGGATCTTTTTCTTCGGCCAAAATTTCTTTGGAGGATTCGATGTTTTCCAATACGTTTTTATAGTCTTTGTAAACTCTATCCAACTCCTCTAAGTCTTTGTATTCTTTATTCAACTTCACATAGCGATCCATATCGGCAATAATATCCGGGTCAACTATCAATTTTCCTACTTCTATAAAGCGATAATGAATCGCTTCTAGCTTTCCTAATAACGAATTATCCATAAATTAGCTAATATTCGAATGTTCCAAATTCTGACTGAATAGTCAATCTTTTTTGAGCGCTTTCCTCTACTCTACCTACTATTTGAGCA includes:
- the pyrF gene encoding orotidine-5'-phosphate decarboxylase, coding for MNRAQLIQEIKSTKSFLCVGLDTDLEKIPSHLLKLEDPIFEFNKAIIDATKDFCVAFKPNIAFYECLGPKGWESLKKTIDYIPENRFIIADAKRGDIGNTSKYYAKTFYEYLNCDAVTIAPYMGEDSVTPFLEHTNKWAIILVLTSNKGALDFQFMTNIQGEKLYERVLKKTSSWGSPENIMYVVGATRAEGIATVRNLVPDHFFLVPGIGAQGGSLEETAQYGWNKDCGLLVNSSRGIIYASQGDDFAEKAREKAKEIQDKMQKILEEKGFI
- the prfA gene encoding peptide chain release factor 1; the protein is MDNSLLGKLEAIHYRFIEVGKLIVDPDIIADMDRYVKLNKEYKDLEELDRVYKDYKNVLENIESSKEILAEEKDPEMKEMAKMELEELQDKLPELEDEIKYLLIPKDPEDDKNAILELRAGTGGDEACIFVEDIYRMYTMFFKEKGWKVDVLNSHEGGTKGFKEIALEIEGDGVYGTLKFESGVHRVQRVPETESQGRVHTSAITVAVLPEAEEVDFKLDMNDVRKDTFRASGAGGQHINKTSSAIRLTHIPSGMVVECQDGRSQHKNLEKAIQVLRSRLYQIELDKAHEERAAQRKTLVSTGDRSAKIRTYNYPQGRITDHRINKTIYNLVNFMNGDIQEMIDALKMAENAEKLKGQEANV